A region from the Coturnix japonica isolate 7356 chromosome 28, Coturnix japonica 2.1, whole genome shotgun sequence genome encodes:
- the TNFAIP8L1 gene encoding tumor necrosis factor alpha-induced protein 8-like protein 1, with product MDTFSTKSLALQAQKKLLSKMASKTVANVFIDDTSSEILDELYRATKEYTHNRKEAQKIIKNLIKIVMKLGVLYRNGQFSPEELLVMERFRKKVHTLAMTAVSFHQIDFTFDRRVMSSVLTECRDLLHQAVSSHLTAKSHSRINHVFNHFADYEFLSALYGPAEPYRTHLKRICEGVNKMLEEDNI from the coding sequence ATGGACACCTTCAGCACCAAGAGCTTGGCCCTGCAGGCCCAGAAGAAGCTCTTGAGCAAAATGGCTTCCAAGACTGTGGCCAATGTCTTCATTGATGACACAAGCAGCGAGATCTTGGACGAGCTTTACCGAGCCACAAAGGAGTACACCCACAATCGCAAAGAGGCCCAGAAGATCATCAAAAACCTCATCAAGATTGTGATGAAGCTGGGTGTGCTGTACCGCAATGGGCAGTTCAgccctgaggagctgctggtgaTGGAGCGCTTCCGCAAGAAGGTGCATACCTTGGCCATGACAGCAGTCAGCTTCCACCAGATAGACTTTACCTTTGACCGCAGGGTCATGTCAAGTGTGCTGACAGAGTGCCGGGACCTCCTGCACCAGGCTGTCAGCAGCCACCTGACGGCTAAGTCACACTCCCGCATCAACCACGTCTTCAACCACTTTGCAGATTATGAGTTCCTCTCGGCCCTCTATGGGCCAGCTGAGCCCTACCGCACCCACCTGAAGAGGATCTGCGAAGGTGTCAACAAGATGCTGGAGGAGGACAACATATGA